The Acidobacteriota bacterium region GACGCCCAATGCTGCCGCTTCAAATTACGATGGCTCGACGCTCAGAATCGGAGAGCGATTGGCCTACAACGTGACCTTCGCCGGATTTGCCGTTGCGGCCCGGCTGGAAATGGAAGTCGTCGAACAAGGCATTTTTTACGGACAGGACAGTTACCAGATCAGAACGAAAGCCGAATCCCTGGGGCAGGTTCGCTCGCTGTTTGGCGACATTGATCATCAATACACGGCTTATGTGAATCCCAGAACTGCTTTGCCATATCGGTTGGTGCGGTCCGTTCGCCAGGGAAAAACGCAAACCGATGACACGGTCATCTTCGATCAAGGGAAAAAACAAGCGACGTTTTCCGACGACACTTCGGTCAATATTTCGTCAGGGACATTTGATCTGACTTCACTGCTGTACGCGATGCGGTTGCAGGGCGTGCCGGAATCCGGCAAGCAAAAATTTTCCGCGCTGTTTGGTAAGGAAATCGTCGAATTTGAGGCCATTTTCAAGGGCCGCGAACAATTGGTCGCGCAAACCGGAACGTACAACGCCATCCAGGTCAAACTGTATCCGCAAAATAAAAAGTACAAAAAGTATCGAGGCTATGTCTGGTTTTCCGATGACGCGCAACATTTGCCCGTGGCCATCAAAGCGACTTTGCCGTTTGGCGAGCTTCGCGCCGATCTGACCAGCGCAACGATTTCCGTGCCGAGCGCGACTCCGCTGGCGAAGGTCAAAGAATGGATTGATGAATCCGGCACGAACAGGTCGCCCAATGGCGGCGGCGTATCTTCAGTCGGCGTACCTTCGAATAGCGGCAAAACTTCGCCGGGAAGCGGCGACCCAAGAGGATCGAAATTGCCCGGAGCAGAGAGCGGCAACACTGATCCTGCGCCAAATCTGCCGTTTGGAGTCGGCGAACGACTCAATTACGAAGTTGCCTGGGGACAGTTTTCTTCGGTCGGCAAAGTCAGTTTTGAAGTTCGCCAGCAGGGAATGCTCGGCGCAAATCGCGTCTTTGAATTTTATGGCGAAGCTTCCACCGTCGGAGCGGCGCGTTCGTTGATCAGCCTCAATGACCAGGCCAACAGTTTTGTGCTGGTGAATTCACTGCTGCCTGTGAAAACGGATTTGCGATTGCGCGAAGGCCGTCGCACGAAATTGATGACGGCGACGTATGACTGGTCGGATAAAACCGTTGCCTTGTCCAGCGGAACCAGCGTGAAGATTCAACCCGGCACGCTCGACCTGCTTTCGCTGTTTTACGCCATTCGCGCGGCGGATTTGAAACCGGGCAAAAGTTTTCCTTTTTCCTTTCTGGATGCCAATCACCGCATGCAATATGTCGTCGCGAACGTCGTCAAACAGGAAACCATTGGTGGGCCGATGGGAACACAGGACACCCTGCAGATTGATCTGGTGACGCCGGAGCCGACGCAAATTCTGCTGGCCCAAGTTTGGATTTCCAATGATTCCAAAAAGCTGCCGATCTATTTCGCCACGCGGACGCGGTTTGGCGAACTGCGCTTCCAGATGACCAACGCGACCAACACGAAATAACAATGCTAATTTCCGCCGATTGAAGCTGCTAACCTGCTCTTGTTTCACCACAGCGGCACCATTACGCAGCCGTTACCATCGCGCGTAACCTATCCGACGGGCATCAATTTCCGTTTCACGTACACGAACTATGCCCAGATCAAGCTGATTGAGAAAGCCGTGCCGACTTTGACCGGGCAAGCTGCGGAGCGTGTCATCGCCAAAACCGGTTTCAACGTCGCTGAATGCGTTGATTTGAACGCGCCGCCCAACAGTCCAGATTACTGCATTCCCCAAGCCGACACGCCGTATTTCACCAGCCGCAGCGAATGGGCGGAAAACTGGCAAGGCGGAAACACGCAAACCTATTTGTACTATTTCAACAGCGGATCGCCGCACGTGATCCTCGATCCGACCGGTCGCCAGTTCAAATTGCAAACCTCAAGTCAGACAATCTCAACGGAGATTTGGGCGCCGAGCGCAGGCAATTATACGAAGAGGGACGAGGTGACCTTCACAGATGACGGCCTGAGCTATTATTCCAACCTGCGCCCGCAAGAATCCAAGAAGACGGCATTGACTGGGTCAAGTTACGTGGAAAAGAAAACCCAGATTACGTACACACAGTCGAACGGGATGTGGGTTCCACAGTATCAGGACGAATATGCGGCAGGTTCACTTTATCGCCGAACAACAACCACGTATACCGGTTATTCGTCGCAGAACATTTTGGCCTTGCCGTTGGAGGTGTCGGTTTACAGCGGAGCAGGAACCACGCTGCTGTCTCGCGTAACGAATGCTTATGATCAGACAAGCTCTTTCACGGACAGCAACAGCCAATTCGCCAGCTACTTCATTGATGCCAGCGGAGACGGCGCGATTCAACACGACGACACCAATTACGGCAGCAGCTTCACCGCACGAGGAAATCTGACCAGCGTTACGCAAAGCTCCGTGGTAAGCGGGTCGGTGACCGATTCGCGCATCTTAAAACGAGTGAGCTTTGATACGAACGGCAATGTTCGCGCGGAAACCGACGCGGCAGGCAATCGCAAACAAATCGAGTACACGGACAATTACGCCGACAAACCGAGCGGCATCGGGGCAACCTGTGTTTACCCCTACACCACTGCCGACCCGACAGGATTCCGTTCCGGCGCGCAATGGCTGTATTACACGGGGCAGACGAAAAAGACTTTCAATCTGCAATCAGGCAGCAGCACGGAAGAACAGGCAGTCGAGACAACCTACGATTTTGCCGACCGTCCATCGGTAACGACGCGACCGGACGGAGGTTGGGTGAAAACCGAATTTTGGGATAACTGGCTGGCGACAGCGACTTCGCAACAAGTGGATTCGGGCAAAGTGCGCTACAAATTCGAGATCATGGACGGCGCAGGCCGCGCCTACAAAAAAGCCAGCGACCATCCTGACGGAGCATCCGGCAAATTCGCCGGACAGATCACGGTCTTTGATAAAGTCGGTCAGGTGGAAGACAGTTCCAACGTGTTGGCGATTGATGGCTATTGGAATCCTTCGGGTGAGGATGCGAGCAAGGAATTTCTGTGGACGTCTCTAACGCGCGATGAACTGGCGCGATTGAAACTGGTGACGTTGCCTGATGGCAACACGCGACAGATGGATTACACCGGCTGCGGCTGCGCAGGAAATAATGAAACCCGCGTGACGGATGAACTTGGCCATTACACCGAAACCAAAAACGACGCGCGGGGCCGTCTGATCGAAGCGACCGAGCCCAACCCATCGAGCGCGCAAAACATCTACAGCCGGGCGACGTACATTTACGACGACCTGGATCGCCTTGTTGAAATCCAGCACACGGCGCATCCGAATTCGCCGACGCCGACGCAGAACCGGTATTTCAGTTATGACGGCTACGGGCGAATGGTCAGCGAAACCACGCCCGAAGGCGGCACAGTCAATTACACTTACACGGCCAACGATCAGGTCTGGCAGGTTTCTAATCAGCGCAGCATCACCGTTGCCAACACCTACAACACGCGCGGATTGTTGACGAACATCAGCTACTCCGACTCCACGCCCGCAGTCACGTACAGCTATGATGCCTATGGCGCGCGAAGTGCGATGACGGATGGGCAAGGTTCGACCAGTTACAGCTACAATTCCTACCGCCAGTTGCAGAGCGAGACACGGGCA contains the following coding sequences:
- a CDS encoding DUF3108 domain-containing protein, whose translation is MSFYKVARKIVVGLFTIAALGYGWTLYAYQQQGKLTPPPKPADSKPFSGPNNPSSLPGVVTPTNATPNAAASNYDGSTLRIGERLAYNVTFAGFAVAARLEMEVVEQGIFYGQDSYQIRTKAESLGQVRSLFGDIDHQYTAYVNPRTALPYRLVRSVRQGKTQTDDTVIFDQGKKQATFSDDTSVNISSGTFDLTSLLYAMRLQGVPESGKQKFSALFGKEIVEFEAIFKGREQLVAQTGTYNAIQVKLYPQNKKYKKYRGYVWFSDDAQHLPVAIKATLPFGELRADLTSATISVPSATPLAKVKEWIDESGTNRSPNGGGVSSVGVPSNSGKTSPGSGDPRGSKLPGAESGNTDPAPNLPFGVGERLNYEVAWGQFSSVGKVSFEVRQQGMLGANRVFEFYGEASTVGAARSLISLNDQANSFVLVNSLLPVKTDLRLREGRRTKLMTATYDWSDKTVALSSGTSVKIQPGTLDLLSLFYAIRAADLKPGKSFPFSFLDANHRMQYVVANVVKQETIGGPMGTQDTLQIDLVTPEPTQILLAQVWISNDSKKLPIYFATRTRFGELRFQMTNATNTK
- a CDS encoding RHS repeat protein, whose amino-acid sequence is MFHHSGTITQPLPSRVTYPTGINFRFTYTNYAQIKLIEKAVPTLTGQAAERVIAKTGFNVAECVDLNAPPNSPDYCIPQADTPYFTSRSEWAENWQGGNTQTYLYYFNSGSPHVILDPTGRQFKLQTSSQTISTEIWAPSAGNYTKRDEVTFTDDGLSYYSNLRPQESKKTALTGSSYVEKKTQITYTQSNGMWVPQYQDEYAAGSLYRRTTTTYTGYSSQNILALPLEVSVYSGAGTTLLSRVTNAYDQTSSFTDSNSQFASYFIDASGDGAIQHDDTNYGSSFTARGNLTSVTQSSVVSGSVTDSRILKRVSFDTNGNVRAETDAAGNRKQIEYTDNYADKPSGIGATCVYPYTTADPTGFRSGAQWLYYTGQTKKTFNLQSGSSTEEQAVETTYDFADRPSVTTRPDGGWVKTEFWDNWLATATSQQVDSGKVRYKFEIMDGAGRAYKKASDHPDGASGKFAGQITVFDKVGQVEDSSNVLAIDGYWNPSGEDASKEFLWTSLTRDELARLKLVTLPDGNTRQMDYTGCGCAGNNETRVTDELGHYTETKNDARGRLIEATEPNPSSAQNIYSRATYIYDDLDRLVEIQHTAHPNSPTPTQNRYFSYDGYGRMVSETTPEGGTVNYTYTANDQVWQVSNQRSITVANTYNTRGLLTNISYSDSTPAVTYSYDAYGARSAMTDGQGSTSYSYNSYRQLQSETRAFTGLNSKTYTLNYTYNQGDQVTRVNYYGESVEKDENEEPQTTVLVNKNINYAYNAVGALGGIGTNLIGTDANATTNVLNTVTFRASGALKQLNYGNGRRLTMGYDDNRNQPTSMVVDRTNNASDKVVDYAYQYYDANGKNNNRIRKITDNVDTAYTTSYLYDDYNRLTNATASAFSRSYGYDPFGNITNFNGVTLNYATNSSGAPSTNRLSTDSQSNSYTYDAAGNMTAGAGQSYTYDGANRLKEVGSGGTNVYGYDGDGKRVKKTESGATTYYVYSSKLGQSVMEVTASSVQRAYVYLGNKLVAMQATDGQFYWLHMNHLGNSRAMTDASGNLTYKGQFDPYGAALTEWSSSGNTNLNTKKFTGYERDNSGLDYAQARMYNSGRGRFLTPDPIGLKAVKTKQPETLNRYNYAGNDPVNFVDPTGEDYISCWQNALAQSICQSNGGTWVISGFNSVGLPQYTCSGATGGVNVGSYDSSNNGQQLGNRGIVPLANANLQARVDNMLNRGGCAAFTEKLLDAVATPNNNRPYSNNVNELYSLISSFIQGAPNVDSTVKGSIASGTASVIIQAQIRDLSNRYVYMTKNEDKISL